Proteins encoded in a region of the Pseudomonas viciae genome:
- a CDS encoding MarR family winged helix-turn-helix transcriptional regulator, protein MKNMTKPQGCTNLKIRQLNRMVTRHYDRYIAESGLKNTQYSLLSHVVRLGPIRPSDLARRMQMEASTLTRNMQPLVAQGWLTVGAGGDARSRLVQVTEAGLAKQAEGRRAWKEAQLALNERLGVHRVAALHELLDACIECLDDEPETCTD, encoded by the coding sequence ATGAAAAATATGACCAAGCCACAGGGTTGCACCAATCTGAAGATTCGCCAGCTCAATCGCATGGTGACGCGTCACTACGATCGCTATATCGCCGAGTCCGGATTAAAAAACACGCAGTACTCATTGTTGTCACACGTCGTCAGACTGGGTCCCATTCGCCCGAGCGACCTGGCTAGGCGAATGCAAATGGAGGCTTCGACGTTGACACGGAATATGCAGCCACTGGTTGCTCAAGGCTGGTTGACGGTCGGGGCAGGTGGCGACGCGCGCAGCCGCCTTGTCCAGGTGACCGAAGCAGGACTGGCAAAGCAAGCCGAAGGGCGGCGCGCCTGGAAAGAGGCGCAATTGGCACTTAATGAGCGACTCGGCGTGCATCGCGTTGCGGCGCTCCATGAATTGCTGGATGCATGTATCGAGTGCCTTGATGATGAGCCTGAAACTTGTACGGACTGA